The following is a genomic window from Elstera cyanobacteriorum.
CAAGCCGTCACTTCATCGAGAAACTGCAGCTTATGGGCGAATTTTTCGTTCTGGTCCGGGTCGGGAATATCGCCACCCGCCGGAACGTAGAAATTATGAATCTCCACCCCCGCCACCTCGGCGGCGATATGGCGGCTGTCGGTCTTGCCGCACCAATCGAGGCTATGGGGGCGCGTGAGGGGGATGCGCGAGACGATGGCAACGCCGTTATAGGCCTTCATGCCGCGCACGGCCTGATGCGGATAGCCTGCCTGGGTAAAGGCCGCGCCGGGGAACAGCGCATCTTCCGTTTTGATTTCCTGAAGGCACAGGACATCGGGCGCCGCGTCGCGCAGGAACTGCAAAACAGTATCGATCCGCAGGCGGACGGAATTGATATTCCAGGTCGCAACAGTCAAGGAGGGCATCGAGAGTCCAGACGATCAGGCGTTGTGCGCGGTGGCGGCGGCGGTAAAAATTTCGCGCGCCAAGGCTAAGCCCATGATTCTAAAAGTCCACATGCCCAGCATAAAGGTCGCCCTTA
Proteins encoded in this region:
- the xth gene encoding exodeoxyribonuclease III, producing MPSLTVATWNINSVRLRIDTVLQFLRDAAPDVLCLQEIKTEDALFPGAAFTQAGYPHQAVRGMKAYNGVAIVSRIPLTRPHSLDWCGKTDSRHIAAEVAGVEIHNFYVPAGGDIPDPDQNEKFAHKLQFLDEVTAWFSTNRRAETPMMLVGDLNIAPLEHDVWSHKKLLDVVSHTPIEVERMGRWQQGLAWVDAVRHFVPDDQKLYSWWSYRAKDWDLADKGRRLDHVWVTPPLKEKLEAAEIQRPWRGVEKASDHVPVLVRLAVPA